In Planctomycetia bacterium, one DNA window encodes the following:
- a CDS encoding ABC transporter permease codes for MTHTSRDLLIRGRMLVVLLLLITAAALLTDGVFLQPENLVNVARQISFEAMIAFGMTLIIITGGIDLSVGSVVALAGVVAALAMRAAGDQSTGAILVGAIAACGTGLVGGAAAGAIITRFALPPFIVTLALMLVARGLAFILCGGEPIYEGLPTGLLWLGRGFVLEGALGRRLPVPVLVMAILFATSWMLLARTVVGRCVIAVGSNEEAARLAGIPVRRTKLFVYVLTGGLAGLVGLLHDGKLMAADPKIGEMWELNIIAAVVVGGTSLFGGRGGIPGTLVGALIIGVLNNMLNLMGVQHFWQKVVLGLVILAAALLDAAMAKLGKK; via the coding sequence ATGACGCACACGTCCCGAGACCTACTGATTCGCGGTCGGATGTTGGTGGTGCTGCTTCTGCTGATCACCGCGGCCGCCCTGCTCACCGACGGCGTGTTTCTTCAACCCGAAAACCTCGTCAACGTCGCCCGGCAAATCTCCTTCGAGGCGATGATCGCCTTCGGCATGACGCTGATCATCATCACCGGCGGAATCGACTTGTCCGTCGGTTCAGTCGTCGCGCTCGCAGGCGTCGTCGCCGCGCTGGCGATGCGCGCGGCCGGCGATCAGTCAACGGGCGCGATCCTGGTTGGCGCGATCGCCGCCTGCGGCACAGGCCTCGTCGGCGGCGCGGCGGCCGGCGCGATCATCACGCGCTTTGCCCTGCCGCCGTTCATCGTGACGTTGGCCCTGATGCTCGTGGCGCGGGGGCTGGCGTTCATCCTCTGCGGCGGTGAACCAATCTACGAGGGGCTGCCGACCGGCTTGCTTTGGTTGGGCCGCGGTTTCGTCCTCGAGGGCGCGCTGGGCCGGCGGTTGCCGGTACCGGTGCTCGTCATGGCCATTCTCTTCGCCACGTCCTGGATGCTCCTTGCGCGGACGGTGGTGGGCCGCTGCGTCATCGCCGTCGGCAGCAACGAGGAGGCGGCCCGGCTGGCCGGCATCCCCGTACGGCGAACGAAGTTGTTTGTCTACGTTCTCACCGGCGGACTGGCCGGCCTCGTCGGCCTGCTTCACGACGGGAAACTGATGGCCGCCGATCCGAAGATCGGCGAAATGTGGGAGCTGAACATCATCGCGGCCGTGGTCGTCGGCGGGACGAGTCTCTTCGGCGGGCGCGGCGGCATCCCCGGCACGCTCGTCGGCGCGCTGATCATCGGCGTGCTCAACAACATGCTGAACCTGATGGGCGTGCAGCATTTCTGGCAAAAAGTTGTACTCGGGCTGGTGATTCTCGCGGCGGCCCTGCTGGACGCGGCGATGGCGAAGCTGGGGAAAAAGTAA
- a CDS encoding protein kinase yields the protein MSKRLESLMFVRELGTGAGTRVTLMRDAKDGKHYCKKSVSASAENWQSQVRQLKNEFDIGVLNSHPVLRKTVEYGIVKRKLRAIEAYNLLEFVEGVPLDKFAEGAPLLLVIKVFWHVADGLHDLHRRGFIHADLKPQNILCAKSGRPTIIDFGQACPMLTRKERIQGTKDFIAKEQVERLALDQRTDVFGLGATMHRVFLGRSVETELNSSATSKAGVSLDRWRNPNLDSSQQLDPTLIKLIEDCCQPERGNRPDNMQLVKDRLEVSFDRLAKTA from the coding sequence GTGTCAAAGCGCCTTGAAAGCTTGATGTTCGTGCGTGAGCTGGGAACCGGCGCCGGGACCCGCGTGACGCTCATGCGCGACGCAAAGGACGGCAAGCACTACTGCAAGAAGTCGGTTTCGGCCTCGGCGGAGAACTGGCAGTCGCAGGTGCGCCAGCTGAAGAACGAGTTCGATATTGGCGTGCTGAACAGCCACCCGGTGCTTCGCAAGACGGTGGAGTACGGGATCGTGAAGCGGAAGCTCCGGGCGATCGAGGCGTACAACCTTCTGGAGTTTGTGGAGGGCGTTCCGCTGGACAAGTTCGCCGAAGGCGCGCCGCTGCTGCTGGTGATCAAAGTTTTCTGGCACGTGGCCGACGGTTTGCACGATCTTCACCGTCGCGGGTTCATTCACGCGGACCTGAAGCCGCAGAACATCCTCTGCGCAAAGAGCGGTCGCCCGACGATCATCGACTTCGGTCAGGCGTGCCCGATGCTGACGCGGAAGGAGCGCATCCAGGGGACGAAGGACTTCATCGCCAAGGAACAGGTTGAGCGATTGGCGCTGGATCAGCGGACGGACGTGTTCGGGCTGGGAGCGACGATGCACCGCGTGTTTCTGGGCCGCTCGGTCGAGACGGAGTTGAACAGCTCGGCGACGAGCAAGGCGGGGGTCAGCCTTGATCGGTGGCGCAATCCGAATCTGGATTCATCCCAGCAGCTCGACCCGACGCTGATCAAGCTGATTGAAGACTGCTGCCAGCCCGAGCGCGGCAATCGGCCCGACAACATGCAGCTCGTGAAAGACCGCCTCGAAGTGTCGTTCGATCGGTTGGCGAAGACGGCGTGA
- the lptB gene encoding LPS export ABC transporter ATP-binding protein, giving the protein MSHGKLLLQTIDLVKSYGGRMVVNKVGFHVNQGEIVGLLGRNGAGKTTSFRMTMGIVTPDAGQVLFKGEDISRLHMYQRARKGLGYLSQENSVFVRLSVEQNLLAILEMLPGLSGAERQKRAAALMEQFGLLRNAKQEARTLSGGERRKLEIARALITQPAIILLDEPFSGVDPIAVQDLQREISHLKNDLGLSILLTDHNVRQTLEVTDRSYIIHEGRVIAEGSPRALINDQTVRDAYLGTTFRGDEFDHRPTGPTPAGAVGATHSSAS; this is encoded by the coding sequence ATGAGCCACGGGAAGCTGTTGTTACAGACAATTGACTTGGTGAAGAGCTACGGCGGCCGCATGGTCGTGAACAAAGTCGGCTTTCACGTCAACCAGGGGGAAATCGTCGGGTTGCTGGGCCGCAACGGGGCTGGAAAAACGACAAGTTTCAGAATGACGATGGGCATCGTCACGCCCGACGCGGGGCAGGTACTCTTCAAGGGCGAGGACATTTCCCGGCTGCACATGTACCAGCGCGCGCGCAAGGGGCTGGGCTACCTGTCGCAGGAGAACAGCGTCTTTGTGCGCTTGTCGGTGGAGCAGAACCTGCTCGCGATTCTGGAGATGCTGCCCGGTTTGTCGGGCGCCGAGCGCCAAAAACGCGCCGCGGCGCTGATGGAGCAGTTCGGGTTGTTACGAAATGCCAAACAAGAGGCACGCACGCTGTCGGGCGGCGAGCGTCGCAAGCTCGAAATCGCCCGCGCGCTGATCACGCAGCCCGCCATCATTCTGCTGGACGAGCCGTTCAGCGGGGTCGACCCCATCGCGGTGCAGGATCTGCAACGCGAAATCTCACATCTGAAGAACGATCTGGGATTGTCGATCCTGCTGACGGACCACAACGTGCGCCAGACGCTGGAAGTGACGGATCGCAGCTACATCATTCACGAGGGCCGCGTCATTGCCGAAGGCTCCCCCCGGGCGCTGATCAATGACCAGACGGTCCGCGACGCCTACCTCGGCACGACGTTCCGAGGCGACGAGTTCGACCATCGCCCGACCGGACCGACGCCCGCCGGCGCAGTCGGGGCAACTCATTCATCCGCGTCGTAG
- a CDS encoding diacylglycerol kinase family lipid kinase: MTQRVIVIINPVSGRTRGDHALMHLFRRLRTVGADLDVFRTTAPGDARRWGRQAAASRADLVIVAGGDGTVSEVVCGLREADGPAQDGQASALPPLLIAPRGTENVLAKYLGLRLDGNLLAEAALNGRAQEIDLGLCNGRPFMLVAGVGFDAEVVRRVHAVRRRHLDYGAYFWPLWRTFWSYRHPVICVDVDGRRVFAGPGLAIAGNIPRYAMGLRILRDARPDDGLMDVCIFAVRSRRGLIHHAVRAALARHVGRPDVVYRQGRVVRIDAANEPHGAAMDSAHRSQHASPAPCVEMDGDPCGELPIELEVIPRGARFIVPQGWRM, from the coding sequence ATGACCCAGCGCGTGATTGTCATTATTAACCCTGTTTCCGGTCGAACCCGGGGAGACCACGCCTTGATGCACCTTTTTCGGCGGCTGCGGACGGTCGGCGCCGACTTGGACGTGTTTCGCACGACCGCCCCGGGTGATGCCCGACGGTGGGGACGCCAAGCGGCTGCAAGCAGGGCCGATCTTGTGATCGTTGCCGGCGGCGATGGCACGGTGAGCGAAGTCGTGTGCGGCCTGCGCGAAGCCGATGGGCCGGCGCAGGACGGTCAAGCCAGTGCGCTGCCGCCGCTGCTGATCGCGCCGCGCGGCACGGAGAACGTGCTGGCGAAGTACCTCGGGTTGCGGCTCGATGGCAATCTTCTGGCCGAGGCAGCGCTGAACGGCCGGGCGCAGGAGATCGATCTGGGCCTGTGCAATGGTCGGCCGTTCATGCTGGTCGCGGGGGTGGGGTTCGATGCCGAAGTGGTGCGGCGTGTGCACGCCGTGCGCAGGAGGCACTTGGACTACGGGGCCTATTTCTGGCCGCTCTGGCGGACGTTCTGGTCGTATCGCCATCCAGTGATATGCGTGGACGTGGATGGACGGCGCGTGTTCGCGGGGCCGGGGCTGGCCATCGCCGGGAACATTCCGCGCTATGCGATGGGCCTGCGGATTCTGCGAGACGCGCGCCCCGACGACGGCCTGATGGATGTCTGCATCTTCGCGGTGAGGTCGCGTCGCGGGTTGATTCATCACGCGGTGCGGGCGGCCCTGGCGCGACACGTCGGGCGCCCCGACGTGGTGTACCGTCAGGGCCGCGTGGTGCGAATTGACGCCGCTAACGAACCGCACGGCGCTGCCATGGATTCGGCGCATCGCTCGCAGCACGCATCACCGGCCCCCTGCGTGGAGATGGACGGTGACCCCTGCGGCGAGTTGCCGATTGAACTGGAAGTGATCCCCCGCGGCGCGCGGTTCATCGTGCCGCAGGGCTGGCGAATGTGA